The segment TAGTTAGGTACAAATTGTCCGTTCCAATTAAAGTTACCACATTGGTATTGTCGGCACTGAGTCTCTTGTAACGATAAGACACTAGGGAAATTATAAGGTTCTTGCTgtagaaagaaaataaacatcatGGTCAATGAGTAGTTACTAAACAGATGAGTTGGACCGgttattttgtgacattttgcCCAGTACTTCAATATTATCATTACCTGCTTCACTTTCAAATCTATACTCATGTAATAGTGAATCAGCTTGCTATTGCACACCGCTAATATATTATTGATGTTTATGTCGCACTTAATTTGAGTCTCTTTATGAATACATTTAATCAAGGGAACTTTTGCAGTCGTAATTATAAAGCAATTAGCGAATTTGCCTGATTTTACTAACTCCCGTTTGATGGTAGTAAGATAATCAAGTTCTTTGCTTTCAATTTGTTTCACCTGAGAAAAAAACACGTCAACGTCGCTGCTAGTGAAAGAAAGACCTGTTAGGGTTGACCCGAACGGGTGAACTTGCATGTTTGCAAAGCTGCCCGATAAGAAATTATAAAGGTCTTGGCAAATAAGattgtattttttgaagtATTCTCTAAGGTTTGGTTGCAGTTTCTGAGCCATACACAAGAACTCTTCGTCGAAATTATTCAAAGATTTTAGTTCTGCTATAATGTCTTGGTAAATCTTCTCGGTTTTTTCGAAGTCATTGGTAGATACTGTTAAGAAAAGTGAATAATAATGAACGGACGAAAGAAATTTGGGTAAAGGCATTACCTCTGGAGGTTGATTTTCGTTTCACAATTAACCGATGGCCATGTAGGATATGGGCATTTTTTAGCATTACTTTTACAACCGCAGATGACTCTGTAAAGTCCAGTAATAAATAATCATGCCCAAAATGTGCCCAAATTACATTTCCAAATTGGGAGAAATATTTCACCAAACTGCTTTCCTTAGTATTTGGTGGATAACCTGAAATAGAATGAAGagtgaatgaaatatttttagatatgtattgcattttaacaataacaacaataataataataaaacgcCGGTGGTTTTATAAGCAACTGTCCGATGGATAACTAGAAATTTTCTCACCATTACAGGAGATATCTGAAAATTACTATGATCTAACATTTCTAATGAATTAATGCATTTCTCACtgaaaaattctgtttgtTTTCTCCCTAAGTGATCCCTAATGTGCCTGTTCTAACTACAGTTAACTTATCCATGGTATTATATTCTATATCATTAATCATTACAAAAATTCACAGTTTTGATATGAAAAATTAGGTCTTGTAAATCAACAGAATATTCTCAAATTTAGaaacatgactaataaatttattagaacttccaaaaaaaatcaaaaacaaacatcACAAATAAAACTTACCTCTCACATAAATACCACTTGTCTCATTGCAATGGGTTCTGTTTTCCTCTTTTGATTCTTGAGCTTTCTCATTCTTTAAATGATCTTGTTGCTTCTTATGGACTTCATATAACTTTCTATttgaaaactgcattttacatgcaggacaaaaatatatttgactGGGCTTATTGAGAACTCCATGCTGCTTTTTTGCTAAATTCATCTTAACAATTCACAATAAAGCCCTTCCTTCGATATCTCTCACTTTAAAGAAATATCTTGAACTGACACTTCCAAGTGACTGCCAAAACTCAAAATATCTTCATCagcttatttaaaaactttgataGTTTCAATAAGTGTCAATTCTCAATTATTGATGTAAATGCAtgtctcaaaatttcttcttgtATCACTGGCGACTGAGTTATGTGGTGtaaaattttggcaaaattaatgTAGGGTTGCTGCGTTCGTGAGTCAATTGGGCTGCAACTTATTCTTTGAATAtcttaattgtttaatttagaaataagCTGTTTGTGATCTAagatatcaaatatttttaaacagtttACGTATTTAAAGATTCAAAGTTCACCCTTGGGCTTGTTTTAGATTTGCTGATTCACCATTCCATCAGACACGACAGTCTTGATTTTTTACACCTACAATTACACAaccaatatataaaaaaaataactgataagttcttaattaaattcaaatttaaaatcaaatttttacttttacctAGGAAATGAAAGATTATtgaatgtgttttatcatTCTACTAAACTTGTGTTGAGAAAAGACATCTAGAATGCTTCATTTGTTTTGTTCTCTATTTCCTATAGTTACGGAGACttcctgtatatgtatataagtCAAAATTCAATCATTCTGTAGATACATTACagaatatttcatattatgtTTCAACACCTTTATGTTATGTTGATTTTACAATACGTTGATCACAATCGGGGCTCAcaacttatgaaatttttctagGTAAATGGGATTTCTGTATGAAATGTGTAGAAGATAGAGAAGATACTTACATACTTATTTCACCGCTTATACATAAATTATGGtagtaaaagtttaaaaaaatatttgtcaatCGCTTTGCCCTTTAgtagatttatttgaaaagaattccaatccttttttattaatttgaatttctgtTAATATTTACATGTTGACCTTGAAGAACTAACCTCAACTTCTCCTTTGACTGTTATTGACAATGTCCAAGTCGGCCTGGTAGTGTTTACGTTTTCCGAACTTCGACTATGCTCGGGATGTGGAGTAAATTTACGTCacttataaatatatatattacggTACGCAATAAACTTATAAATCTTATGACTAAATTTATGATTGTCGAGTATGTTCACCGAGTGATTGTGAGGAGCCGAAGATTCGTTCTCACAGTGTTGTCCAGTAGAGTCGAGAATGCAAGAGGGTgcgtctttttttttttttggggggggggggacgcgaccccggggataaaaaatcttggcGGAAGACGATACTGGTGCCCATACAACCAGCCTGTGTGGGGttttcacccactaaaaaactctGTAATTTCAGAGAATATCGAGTGACTTTCGAAAATTCCCAATCGCGCTTTTTGGGTCGGTTTTGTTATGGGTCGTTTAATAATCAGAGTCAAACAGTACCTCCGCTCTTTGCTTTGTAATCATAATTAAGCCCTTTGCGTACATTTTACGGGAATTCCATGTTATTCCCGAGGACTTTGGCTTTTGTTGACCCGTCGACTAGGGTTTTATTGTCCTGTTGTGGACAAATGGGAAAGATGGCTCTCGGACCATTCGTCGAAATTCTGAAGAGGACAAACATTGTCATCCtctgcgaaaaaaaaaatagagaaaaagttGATTTCCGAGTGAGCGATATCcgtatgaaatttcaaaaatctttagGGGTTCAattcacgaaaaatatgtattttgcATGAGACGTCATGAAACGTAGTCAAAGTAGCTTAAGAAAGTAAGGCCAGCTTCAGAAAATAAAACCGTCGACAGATGGACCAGCCTCTttgaaacaacaacaaacgCTTTACAAGGTAATCCAATCGACTATTCTCCATGCTGTTCCTATTTGGGAAAGTATAGTGAAAGTTAGAACGTACGCGCAGATGTTTTAATGCATCCAAAAGAAAGCCCTAATGCAGGTCCTTTGTGCGTATCGCACGATAATTCTAGAGACAACCCGAGTTTTGCTAGGAACTCcactaattaattttcttctggAAGAAGGCACCATACTCAGTGCTCTCCTTCGAATCACGGAAGCAAAGAGGCGGGAGGCCAGCGAACGATCATCCAGAAACGGCAAACACGATGGACACGACTAGCAGACAAAGAGCAGTGGACCAAGCGACTGATCCCTGACCTAGACATACGGACATCGTGAAATTATAGGAGCTTGAACTCGTGTCTATCTTAAGCGTTCATCGGACGTGATAACTTCAAGAGCTACACCCGCAGAATAAGGAAAACGAGCCCGGCTTGGAGGAACTGCGGAGTTGTCGATGCCGCATACCactgtattttttcataaaccaTCGTGCTGAAAGAATATATGAACAACCTAACTCTAACATCTCTCATCAATGATGGTATGTTACAAGCCCAATCAAAGTGGGACTACTGCAGTAATTCCATTTCTGCGACGATTAACGAAGAGGAGCGAATTAAGAGGGTCCCGCAAGAGGGGTAATAACTCTGAGCCTAGAAAAAACGAACGCCGAATACCCAAGCCCCTCAACACTGATATTTTATGCCCCAGGGACAGTTTCGGGTCGTGGCAGGCTGCAGGTAAAGAAGACCCGGTTTTTTCGGCGGATAGGCGCTCCGGTGAATCGTTCATTTTCCGATCACCAAAACATAAGACCGGATGTTTTTAGAAGGTTTTCCTCGcaacaaaaataaaggaaaaaacgttgtgcttttttcatttcagtttGCATTCATTCATGctgcattaaaataataattaattttcagtgCAGGAGAGATATGCAGAGAACAATGTGAATGGAAAAATACGTGTTTCCGACTCATTTCTAACATATTGGAGTCCTAGGCATTGACAGAAGTTTTATTCTGATAAAATTTCTACCaatgttactttttttattaaataatttacttgtTAGTGGAATACTTGATTTTTAGTATAGAAAAAGTCATGAGTGTAATTCTCATTACAATATTGGTGTGGTGGGTCtgcatataaatattttaacccgAACAAGCAAAACAAGCCGAGCGCTCCGGAATAACTCAAACATAAATTCGGCTTAATCAGCGCGTTCGATGTATTCGCCTACTCGCATATCCTATTTGTTGTTACACATTAATGCGCGATTTTTTAATCGGTGTTTAAATTGTgacaaattataataaaataaaatcaggCATCATCATGCTTTTTGTTTCATTGTAAGGCACTCTTTAAGTCGCCATCGATGAGCGAACAGGGATACTTTTGACAAATATCCTTGGGGTCGATACttaattgaatatattttatatttttctaaatctcaattaattttctttaaaaaaaacacagccaaaaaaccaaaaaaaaaaaatttaatttgttttctgaAGCGTAAGTACACACGAAACGTGCGGCTCGGCCGTATGAGTCACAACAGGCCCATACTAATAGTGCGACcggcatttttcattttccgaCTCGTTTGTGCTGTTTGTTCAAgtcaaaatgttcaaattcgGACCCatcttaacatttttttattacctttttgCTATTAAGTGTTTGCgattaatgtttatattttcccTTTCCTTGATCATCGTTCTGTCCACCTCATTGGCATACTGATACCAGGTACTCGTAAACGCTCTTCTATCGagattttaaagttattttgagATAGAGTACTTCTACGATTCTTCTTTCAGCAGGCTGAGGATTTAATACCTAGTTACTTACGGCCGCTTCGTGTTTATTTTCGAAAGCGTATTTTGATCGAGAATCGTTTCTTTCCCttaggaattaaaatttaattatcagtGTAATTACTCTGAAAGGGGTCGACCGTCCTGGGTGCAGTTACCAGTGGACTGTTTATTTAATTGGTAGAGTTCAATGGAAAACAACACCTTTAATTAGTGTTAATATCTTAGTCCCGTAGCAACGCTGAGATATTAACATTAATCGACACTGAAGTACTAACGCGTGAACACGGCTACGCGAAATCGACAATGCTAGAATTGCAACTCGCCTTAACAAGTATTGGTCAtcttaattgtttaaaacaaacttaatatgaGATAGttaaaatggaatatttttaattgataaatattttacaattatgCAGAACAACACGAAGAgcgagttaaaaaaaacgtgcactattgaagaatttgaaataatatgaTGTGAATAAACAAGCATTTCGTTCGAAGCAACCAAcgtaaaaaagggaaaaaaattgccgCGCCATCCGTGTCAGACAAAATTTTGGCGCATGGTTGTTTACTGCAGACCAAGGGACAGCAGTGCAAAGATGCCGGGAGCGGAAGCTTGACTGAAATAGATCTAAAATGGGTGTATTGCTCCACAACATGCTCTCCAGCTGTTGAAGACTTTGGCTTCGACACCACAATGAATTTAAGTTAGGGCGCTGCTTTGGGAAAGTACGTAAGTAAGGCAGGGGTGGTGGAGAGAGGGGGGACAAGAATTCACTAAATCGCTCACGAGGTTTGTGGTTGGGCAGAGCATGTATCTTGTTAATGGACCAAATTAAGCAGgagttattttctttttaagcaCTATCCGTAGCCCAGTCATACCCGAAAAACGCATTCGAATGTGCATGTAAGCGCGTAATTTGCGTCCTTCAAAATGACGTAGAACTACACCCATTCTCAGATTAAGGCGTACTGTTTTCGAGTCAACGACGTTAGCCGACCGTTGACGATAGAAGGGGAAATGATAGTctgtctccctcgcacttaCATATCAATCGCATAATTGCCTCTTGCTTGCATTCACTAAAACTCCATGTCCGTAGTAACAAAATGGACACTCTATATATGTAGGTGTTTTTAGCTTAaagacatgaaaaataaatttgttaacagTTGAAACGGATTcgcattttattgttataagtcagtacttgttgaatttattgGAGCCAAACTAACGGCCCTCTTGCCATCAAAATATAGCCTTAAAGCAAATATTAATGTTTGTCATAATATACGGGGGATAATATGTCAAATCTTGCTTTCTTTGGCAAGGTGCGACCTGGTTACGGCCGATACCGTCAAAACCATTGTCAACATAAATCCTCATCAGTGAGTTTTTCGTCTGTGCATACTTGCTAGACACCGAGAACATCCCCCTTATCGAGAATTTTTGCAATGTTATTATGCACCAGTCCTTcgagaaaaatatgaaaataccCTTTTATACGGTAATAGGGCCGATGCTTCGCAAATACAAGCTGACCATTAATCATGTTTGTGTTCATCCCTTACTAACTTTCGCCCCAATTTACGTTGGAGTGTTAGGTGTTTTAGGAGtggtaattttttatgttgcACATATTATAGAAGTTTCGTGCGAGTTGTTACTTTCAGGTATTGAGCGCTTTCGACATCTATAGGATAGTAAAATATGGTTCAGTTTTACCGAGCTACATGTGGAAGGGAGGCCCGAGtaaggaaaaatttacaacttcGGAGGCAGAGAGAAATTGCAAGCTTGTGTCCTTAGTTCTATCTGTGGAATATTACCTTCTTCTACTCCTAGGCTTTTTCACAGTGAGTTCGAAATTGCCGGTGGAGTCACAATAGTAATTTACCAATATTATTTCCTTAGAACAGCTCCATCTTTTACATGCCATTTCTAGTGCTATATCCCTTAATCATTTTTCTGGACATCATAGTGTTCATCACAAGTATGTTTGTGGATGGCTTCAATTTGCCAAAAAAGGCGTTGATAATGACTATGTTTATGATCTATAACTGGTCATCTGCAGCTTGTACTTTTGCCAGGTCGATGTCGTGTTGTGGTTTGTAAATTCTAGTGGAggtacttaataaaaaaaacaacaatcagGCAACAATTCCTCTCGTTCCTTCTCCGGCACCCTTTAACCATTAATTGCAATCAATTATGTTGGCTGAAACGAGGAGAACCGAGTAAAAAgcaacagtttttattttactgtaaggttatattttttgtgtgGTAGTACGCACCTTCCTGACCCTTCTGCTAAGTGCTATGCGGTACTGATGGTGCGCCCGTAGCGAGACTGAGATTTCATATCGGAGGCTGCATCCAAATTTGGAATACTCTGATGGTGTACAAAAGAGAATGAATAACGGTTTAAAATCGTGGAAGAATGTggttaacaaaaataaacggCTTTATCTTGGGGAACTTTTGGTCTAAAGTTGCGCTTCCCTTGGGAAACATAAAGgaactttttagtttttattgctggtttccgaaaatttctaaatgTTTCCGATTGTTTTCATAAGAAATGGTGACTTTTTCTCCTTATTCTCAATTTACGTTTCGACCTGTAagcctgaaaataaaaacagaaatacAAGGAAACGAAAATA is part of the Euwallacea fornicatus isolate EFF26 chromosome 8, ASM4011564v1, whole genome shotgun sequence genome and harbors:
- the LOC136340550 gene encoding uncharacterized protein; protein product: MHQSFEKNMKIPFYTVIGPMLRKYKLTINHVCVHPLLTFAPIYVGVLGVLGVVLSAFDIYRIVKYGSVLPSYMWKGGPSKEKFTTSEAERNCKLVSLVLSVEYYLLLLLGFFTNSSIFYMPFLVLYPLIIFLDIIVFITSMFVDGFNLPKKALIMTMFMIYNWSSAACTFARSMSCCGL
- the LOC136340894 gene encoding speckle targeted PIP5K1A-regulated poly(A) polymerase-like; translation: MNLAKKQHGVLNKPSQIYFCPACKMQFSNRKLYEVHKKQQDHLKNEKAQESKEENRTHCNETSGIYVRGYPPNTKESSLVKYFSQFGNVIWAHFGHDYLLLDFTESSAVVKVMLKNAHILHGHRLIVKRKSTSRVSTNDFEKTEKIYQDIIAELKSLNNFDEEFLCMAQKLQPNLREYFKKYNLICQDLYNFLSGSFANMQVHPFGSTLTGLSFTSSDVDVFFSQVKQIESKELDYLTTIKRELVKSGKFANCFIITTAKVPLIKCIHKETQIKCDININNILAVCNSKLIHYYMSIDLKVKQVMIILKYWAKCHKITGPTHLFSNYSLTMMFIFFLQQEPYNFPSVLSLQETQCRQYQCGNFNWNGQFVPNYNFVSECLSWRSILEVLEGFFDFYSQFSYQTNIICPYLGKSLPTTYFAEPQSLPPIYSGYKTFLATEKNDKFALKVNNCICIQDPFEHCRNTAGSTTMPTLEKFILLCKLGKTICASRENILFNLLTQQLPNLNKQIQTDGEDFYEIILRQYSFINKSSNDRFQFVVEFTTMTLKEFLLIPLTQVFDETTEKNGPTNKSNTKKLVFTGTVNVNMWHARRSTAKQLNLSNSNSTLMRREIAITNHLKQSQMNLLDTTDVFTFKLTIKEKNEEEAQKKRNKRKNAQQVMIQVEKVTAQKKSFKTFGQFLKGNLPLWFELYVKDL